A portion of the Coraliomargarita sinensis genome contains these proteins:
- the mlaD gene encoding outer membrane lipid asymmetry maintenance protein MlaD, with amino-acid sequence MNNRTIEFFVGCFVLVGLLAVFYLALQVGGARFFGSDSYELQARFSSISGVNTGSRIEIAGVPVGTVKKITLNDNYHAIATLELPNHIQLDDDTIASVRTSGLIGDRFIELSPGTSGERLVEGGTIVLTETAFSLENALANFGGGAARSIGVDSYELKARFSSINGIQSGSSVQVGGVQVGSVIDVELNDNFYAIVTLELPESLELDDDTIASVKTAGLIGGRFIELSPGGSGFALEPGDMIVDTESALDIENLISKFALGGIDKEEN; translated from the coding sequence ATGAATAATCGAACCATAGAATTTTTCGTCGGTTGCTTCGTTCTCGTCGGGCTGTTGGCTGTTTTTTATCTGGCGTTGCAGGTGGGCGGCGCGCGTTTTTTTGGAAGTGACAGTTACGAGTTGCAGGCACGCTTCAGCAGTATCAGCGGCGTGAATACCGGCAGCCGGATTGAAATTGCAGGCGTCCCCGTAGGCACGGTTAAAAAGATTACCTTGAACGACAACTATCATGCCATCGCGACCCTGGAACTGCCGAATCATATTCAACTGGATGACGACACCATCGCATCGGTTAGAACGTCTGGTCTGATTGGAGACCGTTTTATTGAATTATCGCCCGGAACTTCAGGAGAAAGGTTGGTAGAAGGTGGCACGATCGTTTTAACGGAGACTGCGTTTAGTTTAGAGAATGCATTAGCGAATTTTGGAGGTGGTGCGGCTCGTTCTATTGGAGTGGACAGCTACGAGTTGAAGGCACGTTTCTCGAGTATCAACGGCATCCAATCCGGGAGTTCGGTTCAGGTGGGCGGAGTGCAGGTCGGCTCGGTTATAGACGTCGAGTTGAATGATAACTTTTATGCCATCGTGACGCTGGAACTTCCCGAATCTCTTGAGCTTGATGATGACACGATTGCTTCCGTGAAAACAGCCGGCCTGATTGGCGGCCGTTTTATCGAGCTTTCCCCGGGAGGCTCAGGCTTTGCTTTGGAGCCGGGTGATATGATTGTCGACACCGAGTCCGCACTGGATATCGAAAATTTAATCAGTAAATTTGCCCTCGGCGGCATCGACAAAGAGGAAAATTAA
- a CDS encoding MlaC/ttg2D family ABC transporter substrate-binding protein, which produces MKKFLYGFVLVCLVAGTTAQAGQSELEKLRGTIDAALDVIYCDSNSELSKEEKQAKVRSVLEDKYELDVIIRRAIGRNWRELNSEQQVEVLELVKTLIVKAYVNWMEGKARPEVELGEVVLITDKRMEIPSKVHLEDQTVTMLYRLGKMKSGWQVYDVVAEDISVVSNYRQQIDDHFRKGDAEGLIAKLNELLTKDEIDENLTI; this is translated from the coding sequence ATGAAAAAATTTCTTTATGGTTTCGTTTTGGTATGCCTTGTCGCGGGGACGACGGCACAGGCCGGTCAGTCCGAGTTGGAGAAACTTCGCGGTACGATCGACGCCGCTCTGGATGTGATTTACTGTGATTCCAACAGTGAATTGTCCAAAGAGGAGAAACAGGCAAAGGTCCGGTCCGTTCTTGAGGATAAGTATGAACTCGACGTCATCATCCGGAGAGCCATCGGCCGCAACTGGCGTGAACTGAATAGTGAGCAGCAAGTTGAGGTTCTTGAATTGGTCAAGACACTCATTGTTAAGGCATATGTCAACTGGATGGAGGGTAAGGCCCGCCCAGAGGTCGAACTCGGAGAGGTGGTTCTAATTACGGACAAGCGTATGGAGATTCCCAGCAAGGTGCACCTGGAAGACCAAACAGTCACCATGCTTTACCGCTTGGGCAAGATGAAGAGCGGGTGGCAGGTCTACGATGTCGTAGCGGAGGATATCAGTGTTGTCTCGAATTACCGTCAGCAAATTGATGATCATTTTCGTAAAGGCGATGCGGAAGGATTGATCGCTAAACTAAACGAACTGCTAACCAAGGATGAGATTGATGAGAACCTTACCATTTAA
- a CDS encoding MlaA family lipoprotein, translating to MRTLPFNITATVLLALFAPLSTWGEGDYLSEADLYGEELENNIEVSDPLEAINRYTFKFNDFVYLNLIEPLADGYQAITPDPVEEGASNFFDNLKYPVRLAGNLLQGRLKGAWVESGRFAINSTVGVLGVATPADHVKGFEPIPKEDIGQALGSWGLGEGPYLVIPLLGPSNLRDFGGYMGDRAVNPLDEPFSLIDDWNWEWRLALTATEITVISPDLLQRYKQLKGSAIDPYSSLKNGYTQMRRAAIEE from the coding sequence ATGAGAACCTTACCATTTAATATTACGGCCACTGTGTTGTTGGCCTTATTCGCGCCGCTCAGCACATGGGGAGAAGGGGACTACCTGAGTGAAGCGGACCTCTATGGAGAGGAATTGGAGAACAATATCGAGGTTAGTGACCCGCTGGAGGCGATCAACCGGTACACATTTAAGTTCAACGATTTCGTCTACCTCAATCTGATCGAGCCACTGGCGGATGGTTATCAGGCTATAACCCCTGATCCTGTCGAGGAAGGTGCTAGTAATTTTTTCGATAATTTGAAGTATCCTGTCCGTTTGGCGGGCAATTTACTCCAGGGCCGCCTTAAAGGGGCTTGGGTTGAAAGCGGGCGCTTCGCGATCAACTCCACTGTTGGTGTCCTTGGCGTTGCCACCCCTGCTGATCACGTGAAAGGCTTTGAGCCGATTCCAAAAGAGGACATTGGGCAGGCATTGGGAAGCTGGGGCTTGGGCGAAGGTCCATATTTGGTCATTCCGCTGCTCGGGCCATCCAACTTACGCGATTTTGGGGGTTACATGGGTGACCGAGCTGTGAATCCTCTCGATGAGCCCTTCAGTCTCATTGACGATTGGAACTGGGAGTGGCGCCTGGCGTTGACCGCAACGGAAATTACGGTGATCAGCCCGGATTTGCTCCAGCGCTATAAACAGCTCAAGGGCTCGGCTATTGATCCTTACAGCTCGCTGAAGAACGGATATACTCAGATGCGGCGGGCAGCGATTGAAGAGTAA
- a CDS encoding TatD family hydrolase, giving the protein MMPHPLYDAHVHLADERFKHSLPEVLDSYQGINLDKAIIIGTSPKDWPAVVEMSQKDNRFIPAVGLHPWEVNRASETWQALLIEFLERGIKVIGEIGLDQWIDGHDIKRQQKAFIWQMSLAAERNLPTSIHCLKAHEPLLKTLRSMKLPERGFKLHAYSGPVETMKPLLDLGAHFSFNAGQLKPNAKKAPELIQQVPDDRLLIETDAPNFLPPEEHREFAMEEPDLCHPGNIRAAYQAIAELRGQPLPSLAAQVSENFQRYFMLHDT; this is encoded by the coding sequence ATGATGCCACACCCCCTATACGACGCGCATGTGCACCTTGCGGATGAGCGTTTCAAGCATTCGCTGCCGGAAGTGCTGGACAGCTACCAAGGTATCAATTTGGACAAGGCCATCATTATCGGCACCTCACCGAAAGACTGGCCTGCGGTGGTTGAAATGTCCCAGAAAGATAATCGCTTCATCCCCGCAGTGGGCCTACACCCCTGGGAGGTGAATCGCGCGTCCGAGACCTGGCAGGCCCTGCTTATTGAATTCCTGGAACGGGGGATCAAGGTGATCGGCGAGATCGGGCTGGATCAGTGGATCGACGGGCACGACATCAAGCGACAACAGAAAGCCTTCATCTGGCAAATGTCACTGGCTGCTGAACGCAACCTACCCACTTCGATTCATTGCCTCAAGGCGCACGAGCCTCTGTTAAAGACACTTCGCTCCATGAAGCTGCCGGAACGCGGGTTTAAACTCCACGCTTACAGCGGCCCCGTCGAAACCATGAAGCCTCTACTGGACCTGGGGGCCCACTTTTCATTCAATGCCGGCCAGCTGAAACCCAATGCCAAAAAAGCACCGGAACTGATCCAACAGGTCCCGGACGATCGTTTATTGATCGAGACGGACGCCCCTAATTTCCTGCCGCCGGAAGAGCATCGGGAATTTGCGATGGAGGAACCCGACCTTTGTCATCCGGGAAACATCCGGGCGGCATATCAGGCGATTGCAGAGCTACGCGGCCAGCCTTTGCCCAGTCTGGCCGCACAGGTTAGTGAGAATTTCCAACGCTACTTTATGCTTCATGACACGTAA
- a CDS encoding SufE family protein: MTLEDKKAALIEEITLIPDAYERLGHIVERGKNAEGLPEDLRIDSFKIEGCMSQLWVVPEFKDGFCYYKSESDSAIVKGIASLLCDFYSESKPEDIVETDAEFLGEVGITQHLSPNRRNGLSRIVESIQRFAKSCMAAK; this comes from the coding sequence ATGACACTCGAAGACAAGAAAGCCGCTCTCATTGAGGAAATCACCTTGATCCCGGATGCCTATGAGCGCCTCGGGCACATCGTCGAACGCGGCAAGAACGCGGAAGGGCTCCCGGAGGACCTGCGTATCGACAGCTTTAAGATCGAAGGCTGCATGTCACAACTCTGGGTGGTGCCTGAGTTTAAAGACGGTTTCTGCTACTATAAGTCCGAATCCGACTCGGCGATCGTCAAAGGCATCGCCTCCCTGCTCTGTGATTTTTATAGCGAGTCAAAGCCCGAGGACATCGTGGAAACCGACGCCGAGTTCCTTGGTGAGGTCGGGATCACCCAACACTTGTCGCCCAACCGCCGAAACGGCCTGAGCCGAATTGTGGAATCTATTCAACGATTTGCCAAATCCTGCATGGCCGCAAAGTGA